The sequence below is a genomic window from Aspergillus nidulans FGSC A4 chromosome V.
CCGAGGTATTGCGCTCTTGTCGGTGCGTGAGCTTCCAGATAACTACCGGCCACTGTTTAACTTCCCTGTTTTCAATGCCGTACAATCGAAGTGCTTCCATGCCATTTACAAGAGCGACGATAACGTGGTGATAGCTGCGCCAACGGGGAGTGGTAAGACTGTCGTCATGGAGCTGGCGATATGTCGTCTACTCAATATTCGCAAAGATAAGAAATTCAAAGTTGTTTACCAGGCTCCGACGAAATCTCTCTGTTCAGAAAGATTCCGTGACTGGAATCAGAAGTTCCACGCACTTGGTCTTCAGTGCGCAGAGCTCACTGGCGATACGGACCATAGCCAGCTGGGAAATGTCCAGAACAGGCAGATAATTGTAACCACTCCAGAGAAATGGGATAGCATGACAAGGAAGTGGAAAGACCATATTCGACTCATGCAGCCCGTGAAGCTCTTCCTTATTGACGAAGTACACACACTTAAAGAGGCCCGTGGCGCGACGTTGGAAGCTGTTGTATCGCGGATGAAATCGATTGGGTCCAATGTTCGCTTCGTTGCGTTGAGTGCAACGATTCCGAATTCTGAAGACATTGCGACGTGGTTGGGGAGGAATGCCACTAGCCAACATGTCCCGGCACACAGAGAACACTTTGGAGAAGAGTTTCGCCCGGTGAAGCTGCAGAAGTTTGTCTATGGCTATCATTTTTCTGGCAATAACTTCGCATTTGACAAGCTGCTTAACTCAAAGTAAGGCCGAGCTCCTGTCTTCGCGTTTATTAAGTGTTCACCATGATATAGACTTTCTAGTATCATCGGCACCCACTCAGCTAAAAAGCCCATAATGATATTCTGCTCGACAAGGAACTCCACTGTCTCCACTGCGAAGGAACTTGCACGGCTGTGGTCTATGTCCAGTCGTCTAGTACGGATGTGGAAGGGACCGAACAAGCCGCTACCGGTCAAACACGCCGATCTTAAAGGTATCCCTTCTCATAGTGGTTAATATCGTGCTGTTATGCTGACTTGCGTGCCGTATAGTAACCACTGCTGCGGGCGTTGCGTTTCACCATGCTGGCCTCGAGACCGAAGACCGACACCTCGTCGAAAATGGATATCTGCAGGGGAAAATCAGTGTCATATGTTGTACGTCGACACTCGCCGTGGGTGTTAACCTTCCATGCCATTTCGTAATCATTAAAAATACAATAAGCTGGCAAGATGGCTGCGGTCAGGAGTATTCGGATCTCGAAGTTATGCAAATGCTTGGCCGAGCTGGTCGGCCACAGTTCGACGATAGCGCAACCGCGGTAatattgacgaggaaggagcGGGTTAGCCATTATGAGAGGCTTGTATCTGGCTCCGAAAGCGTCGAGAGCAGTTTGCATCTCAACCTCATTGAGCACTTGAACGCTGAGATAGGGCTAGGGAACATCAAAAGTACTGAGTCCGCCGCTTCCTGGCTTGCAGGCACTTTTTTATCTGTGAGGTTGCGAAGAAACCCAACACATTACAGGCTCAAAGAAGGTGCCAATCGCAACGACACGAACGAGATGCTTCGACATATATGCGAGAAAgatatcaagcttcttcaagaatatGCATTGGTTGACACTGAGAGTCTCAAATCCACGCCGTTTGGCTATGCCATGTCTCGTTACTCTATACGATAtgagacgatgaagacgctGATTAAGATGAAGCCGAAATCAGACATTGCTCAGATTGTGAGTCGTTTCCTAGCCAATGTTGACAATTATATTGACGTTATTAGCTGGCAATTATCTGTCAAGCAGAAGAGTTTCGTGATATCCGTTtcaaagctggagaaaagTTACTTTACAAGGAGATCAATCGCTCCAAAGACATTCGCTTCCCAATAGAAGTGGATATTGTACTGCCGGCACACAAGATATCGCTGCTTATCCAGTCCGAACTAGGTGCTGTCGAATTCCCCAGCGGCGAACAATTTCAGAAGCATAGATTCACTTTTCAGCAGGAGAAAAGCACTGTCTTTGCGCACGTCAACCGGGTCATCCGATGCATAATTGACTGTCAGGCTCACCTCAAAGACTCAGTAACTCTCTGCAACGCGTTAGGGCTCGCTAGGAGCCTAGCGGCAAGAGTCTGGGATCACTCGCCTTTCCAAATGAAACAAATTGAGAAACTAAATGCCACCGCCGTGAGGAAACTCGTGGCCCATGGGATCGATAGTATAGTGGCACTTGAGAAATCGAAGCCGCACCTAATCGATATCGCCTTGAGCAAGAATCAGGCGTTTGGGACGAGACTGCAAAAACATCTGGCGAATTTTCCGAAGCTTCGCGTCTCCGTCAAGATGACGGGAAAGGTATGAGAACGTCACGATTGTATATGCAACCTATTGACGTATCATAGGATATCCACCCTGGCCCCTTTGTTAGAGTGAATTTCAAGGCGGAAATTGCGTTCATGAACGAGAAGTGCCCGGTTTTCTTCCAGGGGCGGCCTGTCTATGTCTGCTTTGTTGCGGAGACTTCCGATGGCCACTTGATTGACTTTCGACGAACAAAGTATATGATTCTTGGTCTCTTCAAACACTTTGACACTAACGGCCCTAGCGCAACTGGACTGCAGAGGAGTTATGAGATACCGCTGAGTGTGGAGCTGAAGCACCAGGATGACAGTATTACTTGCCATGTAATGTGCGATGAAATTGGTATGTTTTCAACCATATAACCGTATTGTCCTTGAGTTATTGATATTTCTAAGCTGGGACCTCACGAAGCGCGACGTTGAAGCCGGCCCTTCCACGATCTTGTTTTCATAAGTCCTTAGCGAACAAAGACGCAGGCCAGGGTATTCACAGCGGTGAGGGCTTGAGGAATACCAACAGTACTGAGAGGGAGTCAACCGGCAAAAGTAATCTCGGACGCTTGACTACCGATGAGCTGTTATTTGGGGAGTGGCTGAACTCAGGTAGTCCCTCCCGGAAATACATCGGTCATGTGGGTTTAACGCATTGCAGGGCTATTGGACGATTGGGACGACAAGGACGTCGACTCTAAACTGCACGAACGATCTAACGCTGCGACCTCGCAGGAAATGGTCAGAAATAATTCAGGTATGTAGTCGGACTCAGATATCACTCAAAGGCGCATTGGATGTAGGAGTTAACGCATAGAAGAGAGATTAATCGATAACTGGGGTGACGACGACGTCGAGTTTGAGCCGTCTGAGTTAGTTAGTGCCGCACCTCTGCAGAAAAAGGCATCAAAGAACAAGGGTGACAGTCAAGGTACGACAACAAAGAGTAAAGAAAATGCGGACAGAGAAccgcagaagctggacaacGGTCGTTGGATGTGCAATCACAGATGTAAAGATAGGCCATTGTGAGATAACCATGTCATCTTTCAATGTTCGAGCTAAACAGAGCAGGTGCAAGCATCTTTGTTGCCGAGAAGGACTGAGCAGTCCTCCAAAGGTCACGAAGAAGAAGTCCGACAATGCTCATAGCGAAGCAGCAGAGTTCAGCCAGTCGAGGCTAACTGGCAATATAGCAAAGAAGGGCACAAAACCGATGGTGACAGACATTGCCAAACAACCGTGCAAAAACAGTCTAGGACTGCTAAGTTCGAACCAGGCATTGATTCAGCAGCTGCGACGGTCAAAGGTGATGGGCGAGGAGAACCCTAATCCGGATCCGCCAACCGTTGACTTTACCTCGAGTGATTACGGCGACGAAGACTTAGATGACTTACCCTCCCCATCACAGTTGCTACTGGGGATTGACATCATTCCAAAAAGTCGCGACTCTCACAATCGAAACCTGCAAAACGGATTGAATGACGCTTCCGCCGTTCAGAACACTTTCGAGCTCGGAGACAGTCGGGTAGACGGCAATATTTCTTCGCTGCAATCGCCTTTGGTGCAAGCACGCGCAGCGGAGATTCCTTGTGCTCAGGCGTTCCTGATTGATCTGGTTAGCCCCGAGCCTGAGGAAATGTTTTCCGTACTCCCACGATTAGACGGCTGTGATGGGCAAAAGCGGAAATTTGCAGACAAAGGAGCAGCGTATCATAACAACAGGAACAACAAGAGAGCAAGGAACTGAGGAGGGAAAACGACTCTTATGGAGAGGTTATTGTTGGGAGGCATAAGAATCCCGCACTTGAAGCGAGTACTGACGAAAGTGGGAATTCTAGGGTAACTGACTTACCAGGGGGACGCGAAGGCATCAATCCAGTACTTCTGATGAGTTTAGAAGACGTCGTTGAATTCTTCTGATTGCTTGATCTGCGGGAACTGCCGGCTCAGCTTGGGGCGAGGAGATGATCCTACTTCTACTTTTG
It includes:
- a CDS encoding putative DEAD/DEAH box DNA helicase (Mer3) (transcript_id=CADANIAT00003572), producing the protein MRRRIEEAFSVPCQATGLYGKRKADGPGKWKQQSHSNGMMNEKLIQESQVPPFFSTICGQPEEKKSYQLLSSAQMSVSPTPRKDDFEEDIEPSAFDLEVLAQSDRNVNNYGSQPLLVSNIGDYSYQPLDAHPTKFVSPYFSDSQVTPHQSITSRLSNIGARYASSPLARTGKTDAIFRNRDLEAQKMTEIFHPQSTDREVQHDRTSTNPATSHDLAEPFKDVPTSDRGIALLSVRELPDNYRPLFNFPVFNAVQSKCFHAIYKSDDNVVIAAPTGSGKTVVMELAICRLLNIRKDKKFKVVYQAPTKSLCSERFRDWNQKFHALGLQCAELTGDTDHSQLGNVQNRQIIVTTPEKWDSMTRKWKDHIRLMQPVKLFLIDEVHTLKEARGATLEAVVSRMKSIGSNVRFVALSATIPNSEDIATWLGRNATSQHVPAHREHFGEEFRPVKLQKFVYGYHFSGNNFAFDKLLNSNIIGTHSAKKPIMIFCSTRNSTVSTAKELARLWSMSSRLVRMWKGPNKPLPVKHADLKVTTAAGVAFHHAGLETEDRHLVENGYLQGKISVICYGCGQEYSDLEVMQMLGRAGRPQFDDSATAVILTRKERVSHYERLVSGSESVESSLHLNLIEHLNAEIGLGNIKSTESAASWLAGTFLSVRLRRNPTHYRLKEGANRNDTNEMLRHICEKDIKLLQEYALVDTESLKSTPFGYAMSRYSIRYETMKTLIKMKPKSDIAQILAIICQAEEFRDIRFKAGEKLLYKEINRSKDIRFPIEVDIVLPAHKISLLIQSELGAVEFPSGEQFQKHRFTFQQEKSTVFAHVNRVIRCIIDCQAHLKDSVTLCNALGLARSLAARVWDHSPFQMKQIEKLNATAVRKLVAHGIDSIVALEKSKPHLIDIALSKNQAFGTRLQKHLANFPKLRVSVKMTGKDIHPGPFVRVNFKAEIAFMNEKCPVFFQGRPVYVCFVAETSDGHLIDFRRTKYMILGLFKHFDTNGPSATGLQRSYEIPLSVELKHQDDSITCHVMCDEIGQGIHSGEGLRNTNSTERESTGKSNLGRLTTDELLFGEWLNSGLLDDWDDKDVDSKLHERSNAATSQEMVRNNSEERLIDNWGDDDVEFEPSELVSAAPLQKKASKNKGDSQDVKIGHCEITMSSFNVRAKQSRCKHLCCREGLSSPPKVTKKKSDNAHSEAAEFSQSRLTGNIAKKGTKPMVTDIAKQPCKNSLGLLSSNQALIQQLRRSKVMGEENPNPDPPTVDFTSSDYGDEDLDDLPSPSQLLLGIDIIPKSRDSHNRNLQNGLNDASAVQNTFELGDSRVDGNISSLQSPLVQARAAEIPCAQAFLIDLVSPEPEEMFSVLPRLDGCDGQKRKFADKGAAYHNNRNNKRARN